In the genome of Leptospira tipperaryensis, one region contains:
- a CDS encoding response regulator produces MIHLENVHSNSSLLGSLVPEHIALKNTVLILEDDDDIRDLMLQICEIFGISAEGYSEGLQAIEAAKNNKYSAFIVDLEMPSIKGQDFIKEIKNLLGDPIVLVQTGNSLPETIVEVMKLGVLDYLIKPLNIQVFIQSMKRVSELEQKREAENKFQEESESRLRAQLDWILYKQSWTSDLEKTIDISKVTLNNIKQTFLSGSGFGAIVSLIKILETSARFEGDDCILPKEIADLLFQNNDSVQDTLKSLEKSMEILNRDIPKAKESMPLSDFYELIQKIVENANSKMNDFLIDKSLEISYHHSLQADSAEIQIDINSFQLILEELIVNAAKYSGKNAKILMYDKIQNGMLNFFVKNEFDPKCVPGIPKEKEHLVKQPFYRLTGFVYENLPLETFFSGLGLTIVDFVARKHSGTFQISNIMDHSVSDIPVETVLASLSLPLSF; encoded by the coding sequence ATGATACACTTAGAAAATGTTCACTCCAACTCAAGCCTACTCGGCTCACTCGTTCCGGAACATATAGCTTTAAAAAATACTGTTCTTATTTTAGAAGATGATGATGACATCAGAGACTTGATGCTTCAGATTTGTGAAATCTTCGGGATATCTGCGGAAGGATACTCTGAAGGTTTACAAGCGATAGAAGCCGCAAAGAATAATAAATATTCCGCTTTTATTGTGGATCTTGAAATGCCTTCGATCAAAGGCCAAGACTTTATAAAGGAAATCAAGAACCTTTTAGGGGATCCGATCGTTCTTGTACAAACGGGTAATAGTCTTCCGGAAACGATTGTCGAAGTAATGAAACTCGGCGTTTTGGACTATTTGATAAAACCATTGAACATTCAGGTTTTTATACAATCCATGAAACGGGTTTCCGAACTGGAGCAAAAGAGAGAAGCAGAGAATAAATTTCAGGAAGAAAGCGAATCCAGGCTTCGGGCGCAATTGGATTGGATATTGTATAAACAATCTTGGACGTCCGATTTGGAAAAAACGATCGATATCAGCAAAGTAACGTTGAATAATATCAAGCAAACTTTCTTAAGTGGGAGCGGGTTTGGAGCAATCGTAAGTCTCATTAAAATTTTGGAAACCTCGGCTCGTTTCGAGGGAGACGATTGTATTTTGCCTAAGGAGATAGCCGATCTTCTTTTTCAAAATAATGATTCCGTTCAAGATACTTTAAAAAGTTTGGAAAAAAGTATGGAGATCCTCAACCGAGATATCCCGAAGGCAAAGGAGTCGATGCCTCTTTCCGATTTTTATGAGTTGATTCAGAAAATAGTAGAGAATGCAAATTCAAAGATGAATGATTTTTTAATCGATAAGTCTCTTGAAATCTCATATCATCATAGTCTTCAAGCGGATTCGGCGGAAATTCAAATCGATATCAATTCATTCCAATTGATATTGGAGGAATTGATCGTAAACGCAGCCAAGTATTCGGGGAAAAATGCAAAAATCCTAATGTACGATAAAATTCAAAATGGAATGTTGAATTTTTTTGTTAAAAACGAATTCGATCCGAAATGTGTTCCCGGAATTCCAAAAGAAAAGGAACATTTGGTCAAACAGCCTTTCTATCGATTGACCGGTTTTGTTTATGAAAATCTTCCGTTGGAAACGTTCTTTTCAGGACTCGGACTAACGATCGTTGATTTTGTCGCTCGGAAGCATTCGGGTACATTTCAAATATCGAATATTATGGATCATTCAGTTTCCGACATCCCGGTGGAAACTGTGCTCGCTTCTCTATCGTTACCTTTGTCTTTTTAG
- a CDS encoding Crp/Fnr family transcriptional regulator gives MRTTKPIPKSIRNKHWAEIQKKFQCDIDSLAIRKVYQKKDRVYSAKDPYLGFFEVITGIFKVYSLDLDGREIILKIFYPGEFIATQLIFQIEEPCVYPLFCETLNGGELNHFPKREFKSFLFKNVEALFLFSALSIEHVSYFRSKVLENQLYSVKERILIFLKESGATDEFISLPITKQQLASLLGTTPESISRAFRILLEESAIEECDNTYHILPQVVPSANNQSSDPKFFRNDKRFAQKNA, from the coding sequence ATGCGAACAACAAAACCAATTCCTAAATCCATCCGAAACAAACACTGGGCGGAGATTCAAAAGAAATTTCAATGTGATATCGATTCGCTCGCGATCCGAAAGGTTTATCAAAAGAAGGATCGAGTCTACAGCGCGAAGGATCCATATTTAGGTTTTTTTGAAGTAATCACCGGAATTTTCAAAGTGTATTCTTTGGATCTCGATGGGAGAGAAATCATATTAAAAATATTTTATCCCGGAGAATTCATAGCGACACAACTCATCTTTCAAATCGAAGAGCCTTGTGTTTATCCTCTATTCTGTGAGACCTTAAACGGAGGAGAATTGAATCACTTTCCAAAAAGGGAGTTCAAATCTTTTCTATTTAAGAATGTGGAGGCGCTTTTTCTTTTTTCAGCGCTTTCTATCGAACACGTTAGTTACTTTCGAAGTAAAGTATTGGAGAATCAGTTATATTCGGTAAAGGAAAGGATTCTCATTTTTCTAAAAGAATCCGGGGCTACCGACGAATTTATATCTTTGCCGATCACCAAACAGCAATTAGCCTCCCTACTCGGGACAACACCCGAGTCTATCAGCAGAGCCTTTCGAATCCTTCTGGAAGAATCGGCAATTGAAGAATGTGATAATACATACCATATACTCCCCCAAGTCGTGCCCTCGGCGAACAATCAGTCATCCGACCCGAAATTTTTTCGTAACGACAAACGATTCGCTCAAAAAAACGCGTAA
- a CDS encoding PAS domain S-box protein, which yields MDFELYNTFFEETPDAVIVTDKAGFIVFWNKAAEQIFGFHRDEVLEKRLADLLTSPDRLKEEELIQERVLRDGLVVYESVRRKKDGSLVHVSVSTKAIYDKENKFKYFLSTKKDVTALKVLRDVKLVESKFRDLLESTPDAIVMVNITGKIILINSMAEKTFRYRREELIGQSIEILLPQRFQSDHLKHRSQFFIQPRSRTMGAGLELYGIRKTGEEFPVEISLSPIETEEGTMVMSAVRDITDRKKAEQKFKDLLESAPDAMVIVNREGNIVLVNSQTLNLFGWDRDQLLGQKIEILVPLRYKEIHPKHRDQFFENPKVRSMGAGLELHGLRKDGSEFPVEISLSPLETEEGLFISSTIRDVTNRKIFEQKLQDANRLRSQFLASMSHELRTPLNGIIGFSEFLLDEKPGSLNDRQKEYLSDILDSGQHLLNLINDILDLSKVESGKMELLIESFPVKKVVDEVLSVIDTFAKNKKIQLNLTLESDIHDVSLDRKRFKQILFNLLSNAVKFTDEQGKVDVILNQIDGKYLDLQVNDTGIGIKSDDIGKLFREFEQLNTGSSRQYQGTGLGLALTKRFVELMGGKIKVESKMGVGSKFYVRLPTQFIGESQ from the coding sequence ATGGATTTTGAATTGTATAATACCTTTTTTGAAGAGACTCCGGATGCCGTTATAGTTACAGATAAGGCTGGATTTATAGTATTTTGGAATAAGGCTGCTGAACAGATCTTTGGGTTTCATCGGGATGAGGTATTGGAAAAAAGATTAGCCGACTTGCTGACTTCTCCGGATCGCCTTAAGGAAGAAGAATTAATTCAGGAAAGAGTGCTCCGTGACGGTCTTGTCGTTTATGAATCTGTCAGAAGAAAAAAAGACGGATCCTTAGTGCATGTGAGTGTTTCGACCAAAGCCATATACGATAAAGAGAATAAATTTAAGTATTTTCTTTCAACAAAGAAGGACGTAACGGCTCTAAAAGTATTAAGAGACGTTAAATTAGTAGAATCTAAATTTAGAGACCTCCTTGAGTCAACGCCGGATGCCATCGTAATGGTGAATATTACGGGTAAGATTATTTTGATTAACTCGATGGCTGAGAAAACTTTTCGGTATCGGCGCGAAGAGCTCATTGGTCAATCCATTGAAATCTTACTCCCTCAACGTTTCCAATCGGATCATCTGAAACATCGTTCCCAATTCTTTATTCAACCTCGATCGAGGACAATGGGTGCCGGACTGGAATTATACGGGATTAGAAAGACTGGCGAGGAGTTCCCCGTTGAAATTAGTTTAAGCCCGATCGAGACTGAGGAAGGTACGATGGTGATGAGTGCGGTTCGCGATATTACCGATCGGAAAAAAGCGGAACAGAAGTTTAAAGATTTATTAGAGTCTGCTCCGGACGCGATGGTCATTGTCAATCGAGAAGGGAATATCGTTTTAGTAAATTCTCAAACGTTGAATCTATTCGGTTGGGATCGTGATCAGTTATTAGGACAGAAAATTGAGATTCTTGTTCCATTGAGATATAAGGAAATACATCCGAAACATCGAGATCAATTTTTTGAAAATCCAAAGGTCCGTTCTATGGGCGCCGGTTTGGAGTTACATGGTTTAAGAAAAGATGGTTCAGAATTCCCCGTTGAAATTAGTTTAAGCCCTTTAGAAACAGAAGAAGGATTGTTTATATCGAGCACGATAAGAGACGTCACAAATCGCAAGATATTCGAGCAAAAATTACAAGATGCAAATCGTCTGCGAAGTCAATTTCTTGCTAGTATGTCGCATGAATTGCGCACGCCTTTAAACGGTATTATCGGATTTTCGGAGTTCCTTTTAGACGAGAAACCGGGAAGCCTCAACGATCGGCAAAAAGAATATTTATCCGATATTCTTGATAGCGGCCAACATTTGCTAAATCTCATTAATGACATTTTGGATCTTTCAAAGGTCGAATCGGGAAAAATGGAACTGCTTATAGAATCGTTCCCCGTTAAGAAAGTTGTAGATGAGGTTCTTTCGGTAATTGATACGTTCGCCAAGAATAAAAAGATTCAGTTAAACTTAACTCTCGAATCCGACATTCACGATGTCTCACTGGATCGAAAAAGATTCAAACAGATACTATTTAACTTACTTTCAAATGCGGTTAAATTCACCGATGAGCAGGGGAAGGTGGACGTTATTCTAAATCAAATTGACGGTAAGTATTTAGATCTTCAAGTAAATGATACTGGTATTGGAATCAAATCGGACGACATCGGAAAACTCTTTCGTGAATTCGAGCAACTAAATACCGGTTCGAGTCGTCAGTATCAGGGCACTGGATTAGGTTTGGCGCTTACAAAACGATTCGTAGAACTTATGGGCGGCAAAATTAAAGTAGAAAGTAAAATGGGAGTAGGATCCAAATTTTACGTTAGACTACCTACACAATTTATAGGCGAATCTCAATGA
- a CDS encoding response regulator, translating into MSITTNSQAKILIIDDEAANLQVLKQILSADYRLYFAKDGYKGIELAKSEKPNIILLDVMMPGMTGHETCRILRAEPETSRIPIIFVTAMADEEDEADGFNSGAVDYITKPISPAIVKARVRTHLSLVRNDELRETRLQIIQRLGLAAEYKDNETGLHVIRMSHYSQILSLAAGFSEECAEDLLHASPMHDIGKIGIPDNILQKQGRLTPDEWEIMKRHPAIGAEIIGDHDSRLLQLAKTIAQNHHEKWDGSGYPNRLKGEGIPIEARIVALADVFDALTTQRPYKKAWEIQDAIAHIQKESGKHFDPSLIPIFLDVMPKFLEIRERWAES; encoded by the coding sequence ATGAGCATAACAACAAACTCGCAAGCGAAGATTCTAATCATCGATGATGAAGCCGCAAATCTTCAGGTATTGAAGCAAATCCTAAGCGCTGATTATAGATTGTATTTTGCAAAAGACGGTTATAAAGGAATTGAACTCGCGAAGTCGGAAAAACCAAACATCATTTTGTTAGATGTGATGATGCCCGGTATGACCGGACACGAAACGTGTAGAATTCTTAGAGCGGAGCCTGAGACATCTAGGATTCCTATTATATTTGTAACCGCAATGGCAGACGAAGAAGACGAAGCCGACGGATTTAATTCCGGGGCTGTCGACTATATTACAAAACCTATCAGTCCCGCGATCGTAAAAGCTAGGGTTCGAACCCATCTATCGTTGGTTCGAAACGATGAACTTCGAGAAACCCGATTGCAAATCATTCAAAGACTCGGTCTGGCAGCGGAATACAAAGACAACGAAACGGGTTTGCACGTGATTCGGATGAGTCATTATTCTCAGATTCTTTCATTAGCCGCTGGATTTTCCGAGGAATGCGCGGAAGACCTTTTGCATGCGTCTCCTATGCACGACATAGGGAAAATCGGAATTCCGGATAACATATTACAAAAACAAGGTAGACTTACTCCCGATGAGTGGGAAATCATGAAGAGACATCCCGCCATCGGCGCGGAGATCATAGGAGATCACGATTCTCGATTGTTGCAGTTAGCGAAAACGATCGCTCAGAATCATCATGAGAAATGGGATGGTTCCGGTTATCCGAACCGTCTCAAAGGGGAGGGGATTCCGATCGAAGCTCGTATCGTTGCGTTAGCCGATGTTTTCGACGCGCTCACAACACAAAGACCTTATAAAAAAGCCTGGGAAATTCAAGACGCAATCGCTCATATACAAAAAGAATCCGGAAAACACTTTGATCCTAGTTTAATTCCTATCTTCTTGGATGTGATGCCTAAATTTTTAGAGATCCGAGAACGTTGGGCTGAAAGTTAA
- a CDS encoding ATP-binding response regulator, producing the protein MKLNFIENILIVDDILSNLKLLRVYLEAEGYNVFQALDGAEGLRILDERKIDAIVSDILMPNMDGYEFCSKIRTHENYNSIVFIFYTATYTSASEEQFAMKLGADAFFRKPSDLSKLIRTIQSISQNFEERSPPALTQSTESILREYSHSLVAKLEEQNAKLTEQNDLLIHEVAERKKAEEESKRQSTYFRLLFELSPIGIVMLDKDNLVLATNQMFLEIFQFSANELIGNNLDDFIIPPNKITESETLLKAAALGVTDPTTIVRKKKDESLVDIQLQMYPFVMDGEVIAICGIYLDQTKQRSLEKQLRQSQKLESLGTLASSIAHDFNNILSIIMGHANLMELRKSDESKLVNSINVIKNATDRGASIVKQLLTFARKADTSYKSILINDVVNEIGSFLHDTLPKTIILKISLTSNIPIISADASQVHQLLLNLCINARDSMTEQGVLTISTQEVEKEIVEQKFPKASAKSYIRVRVSDTGTGMTEETMQKVFEPFFTTKESGKGTGLGLSVVYGIVKNHYGFIDIRSKVGIGTTFTIYFPVQEFRSIQKEDLKDQIGDFRTKRIGSILLVEDEEFIREFSEEFLSGFGYEVITAENGKDGLEKFEKHQNELSLVISDLDIPKISGKDLCLKILTLKPEMKILITSGYIEKEVKKTLQNKQKGTIFIQKPYLPFELLNAINELFQ; encoded by the coding sequence ATGAAACTGAACTTCATTGAAAACATATTAATCGTAGACGATATACTCTCCAATTTAAAATTACTTCGAGTATATTTGGAAGCTGAAGGATATAACGTTTTCCAAGCCTTGGACGGAGCGGAGGGATTAAGAATATTAGATGAACGTAAAATCGATGCAATCGTTTCCGATATCTTGATGCCAAATATGGACGGTTATGAATTCTGTTCGAAAATTAGAACGCATGAAAACTATAATTCGATAGTATTTATCTTCTACACCGCTACGTATACATCGGCAAGTGAGGAACAATTTGCAATGAAGCTCGGCGCGGACGCATTCTTTCGAAAACCTTCCGATCTAAGTAAATTAATCCGAACGATCCAATCCATAAGCCAAAATTTTGAAGAACGAAGTCCTCCCGCGCTCACTCAGTCAACCGAGTCTATTCTTCGTGAATACAGTCATAGTTTAGTCGCGAAGTTGGAAGAGCAAAACGCAAAATTAACCGAACAAAACGATCTCTTAATACATGAAGTTGCTGAAAGGAAAAAGGCCGAAGAAGAAAGTAAGCGGCAGTCGACTTACTTCCGGTTGTTATTCGAGTTATCTCCTATAGGGATCGTAATGCTCGACAAAGACAATCTGGTCTTGGCAACCAATCAGATGTTCTTAGAAATATTTCAGTTCTCAGCCAATGAACTGATCGGAAATAACCTAGACGATTTTATTATCCCTCCGAATAAGATTACGGAGTCTGAGACTTTGCTGAAGGCGGCTGCGTTAGGAGTTACGGATCCTACCACAATTGTCAGGAAGAAAAAAGACGAAAGTTTAGTGGATATCCAGCTTCAGATGTATCCGTTTGTGATGGACGGAGAAGTCATCGCTATTTGCGGAATTTACTTAGATCAAACAAAACAAAGATCTCTTGAAAAGCAGCTACGGCAATCGCAGAAGTTGGAAAGCCTGGGAACTCTTGCGAGCAGCATTGCTCATGATTTTAATAATATTCTTAGTATAATTATGGGACACGCAAACCTTATGGAATTAAGGAAGTCCGACGAAAGTAAATTGGTAAATAGTATCAATGTCATCAAGAATGCAACCGATCGCGGGGCCTCCATCGTAAAACAATTACTTACGTTTGCAAGAAAGGCTGACACTAGTTATAAGTCGATTTTGATAAACGATGTCGTCAATGAAATAGGCAGCTTTCTTCATGACACGCTCCCTAAAACGATCATCTTAAAAATAAGTCTCACTTCGAATATTCCTATTATTTCCGCAGATGCAAGTCAGGTTCATCAATTGCTCTTAAATCTTTGCATCAATGCCAGAGATTCAATGACTGAGCAAGGTGTGTTGACGATTTCAACGCAGGAGGTGGAAAAGGAAATTGTTGAGCAAAAGTTTCCAAAGGCAAGTGCAAAATCCTATATCCGAGTCAGGGTAAGCGACACGGGAACCGGTATGACCGAAGAAACTATGCAGAAAGTTTTTGAACCGTTTTTCACAACCAAAGAATCGGGCAAAGGAACTGGATTAGGACTTTCGGTAGTTTACGGAATTGTAAAGAATCATTACGGCTTCATTGATATCCGGAGTAAGGTTGGAATTGGAACTACGTTTACGATCTATTTTCCGGTTCAAGAATTTAGATCGATTCAGAAAGAAGATCTTAAAGATCAGATAGGCGATTTTCGTACAAAAAGAATCGGTTCCATATTATTGGTAGAGGATGAGGAGTTTATTCGTGAATTTAGCGAAGAGTTTCTTTCGGGATTCGGTTATGAAGTAATTACAGCCGAGAACGGTAAGGACGGGTTGGAGAAGTTTGAAAAACATCAAAATGAGTTATCGTTAGTTATATCCGATTTGGATATCCCGAAAATTAGCGGAAAGGATCTTTGTTTAAAAATTCTTACTTTAAAACCTGAAATGAAGATTCTTATCACGAGCGGGTATATTGAAAAAGAAGTCAAAAAGACTCTTCAAAATAAGCAAAAGGGAACTATATTTATTCAAAAACCGTATTTGCCTTTTGAACTATTAAATGCGATCAACGAATTGTTTCAATGA
- a CDS encoding response regulator produces the protein MPTNASITASPCSMRILIVEDNPIEMKLVKSVLEHEGSQILGLENGKDVLALLEKFQPDLILIDLCLPEMDGITIAQFLKRNQLVMRVPIVALTSYPELYTREKAIQAGCDAYFVKPFDTRKLYSQLRNITMSNES, from the coding sequence ATGCCGACAAATGCTTCGATTACCGCCTCTCCTTGTTCCATGAGAATTTTGATTGTGGAGGACAATCCCATTGAGATGAAATTGGTAAAGAGCGTCTTAGAACATGAAGGTTCTCAGATTCTCGGTTTAGAGAATGGTAAGGACGTTTTAGCGTTGCTTGAAAAATTTCAGCCCGATCTTATTTTAATAGATCTTTGCCTTCCTGAAATGGATGGAATCACGATCGCACAATTTTTAAAAAGAAATCAGCTTGTTATGAGAGTTCCGATCGTTGCGTTAACTTCTTATCCGGAACTTTACACTCGGGAAAAAGCGATTCAAGCAGGTTGTGACGCTTATTTTGTAAAGCCTTTTGATACCAGAAAATTATATAGTCAGCTGAGAAACATTACAATGAGTAATGAGTCCTAA
- a CDS encoding MHYT domain-containing protein: MVLIQNFFLFDTSVSFLPSSYDPILIILSVLVAIFSSYIALRMVGQSLPESFHPSSKFLILFAASLALGCGIWSMHFIGMLSFQLCTTVSYDKTLTIVSIFPSLIASMIALAYVSRPKIKWIELIFGGILVGSGIGAMHYTGMAAMRTDVLLRYDPVFFGLSILVAIVLAILSLWIRFGLLNLKLGPNLPTMIAGSVMGLAISGMHYTGMFAARFIGTPETILSNDPSNPTFLALAVSITTISFTAFTFGVNAFLRYRKLLNNLRSSETRMRAIITTAVDGVFTIDMSGYIRDFNHSAEKIFGYESSEVIGQKIQILIPDLFGNQQLNQLSGEFGKFLGTDSEPMGLRKNGDRFPIRLAVGYAKLPNEDILVGFVTDISEQKMMENALKQSEQQKRSLIKNIPGITYRCLLNEKWSVIFMSDAVETLTGYPVADFTEPHPKRYFIDSILPEDREKIWATVDEAVKNKKAFVLEYRILDKNGQIKWCWEHGSAIFGDNGEVLFLDGVILDITERRNMEEELRRSMEKAELAAITKTSFLANMSHEIRTPMNSIIGFTEVLLSSELKKEQIGHLEIIKGSAKSLLRLLNDILNTAKLEKGAVELENNTFSLRKLISELKSIFGLNAKKKNLDFEVIIDPNLAEFFFGDSLRIRQILINLIGNAIKFTEQGKVTLKLESKDASVHFSIKDTGIGIRADRLGKIFEPFTQADISTTRRYGGTGLGTTICKQLTDLMKGRIWVESELGKGSNFHVTLPLIANPNFETQNEKFLNYHYPKLRILAVDDIEKNTELLKLLLTKEGHTVTTVSNGEDAVKKYSQETFDVVFLDVQMPGLDGLETAKIMRFQETQEKRKKTPIIALTASVFQEDRDAAEAAGMDGFVAKPIELSELLSELAKVLNFSETTSIKSPKNSRLNVPDESDIERMRVLFLQIFDAFDRGTIEENHINELLTLVSGKIEEDIIEKFIFHVNQFEFEEAQSRLFEFSTLLKIPGIKR, from the coding sequence ATGGTCTTAATTCAGAATTTTTTTCTATTTGATACATCGGTTTCATTTTTACCCAGTTCTTATGATCCCATTCTGATTATTCTTTCCGTTCTTGTTGCCATTTTCTCTTCGTACATTGCGTTGCGTATGGTAGGACAATCCCTACCGGAATCTTTTCATCCAAGCAGTAAATTTCTCATTCTCTTTGCGGCAAGTCTTGCGCTCGGCTGTGGAATTTGGTCCATGCACTTTATCGGAATGCTTTCCTTTCAATTGTGTACTACCGTATCTTACGATAAGACGCTCACGATCGTATCAATTTTTCCAAGTTTGATTGCTTCGATGATCGCGCTTGCTTATGTGAGTCGACCAAAGATCAAGTGGATCGAATTGATCTTTGGGGGAATTTTGGTCGGCTCGGGAATCGGAGCCATGCACTATACGGGTATGGCGGCGATGAGAACCGACGTTTTATTACGATACGATCCTGTCTTTTTCGGGTTGTCCATTCTGGTCGCAATCGTTTTGGCGATCTTATCTCTTTGGATACGTTTCGGTTTGCTCAATCTAAAGTTAGGACCCAATTTACCGACTATGATCGCGGGCTCAGTGATGGGATTGGCGATTTCAGGAATGCATTACACCGGAATGTTCGCCGCGCGATTTATTGGAACTCCCGAAACGATCCTCTCGAATGATCCATCCAATCCGACGTTCTTAGCGTTAGCCGTTTCGATTACTACCATATCGTTTACTGCGTTTACTTTTGGAGTAAACGCATTTTTGCGTTATCGTAAATTGCTAAACAATCTTCGTTCCAGCGAAACTAGAATGAGAGCCATCATTACGACCGCAGTTGATGGTGTGTTTACCATCGATATGTCGGGATACATTCGAGATTTTAATCATTCTGCAGAAAAGATATTCGGATACGAAAGCTCTGAAGTGATAGGTCAGAAAATTCAAATTCTTATACCGGATCTATTTGGAAATCAACAACTCAATCAACTCTCGGGAGAATTTGGAAAATTTCTTGGAACGGATTCGGAGCCGATGGGGCTCAGGAAGAATGGAGACAGATTTCCCATCCGATTGGCAGTAGGTTATGCGAAACTCCCGAACGAAGATATTCTCGTCGGATTTGTAACCGATATCAGCGAACAGAAGATGATGGAGAATGCGTTAAAACAAAGCGAACAACAAAAGCGTTCTCTTATCAAAAATATTCCAGGTATAACGTATCGATGTTTGTTAAACGAAAAGTGGAGCGTTATATTTATGAGCGACGCAGTGGAAACGTTAACCGGCTACCCGGTCGCCGATTTTACGGAACCTCATCCAAAACGATATTTTATCGATTCGATTCTTCCGGAAGATCGTGAAAAAATTTGGGCGACGGTCGATGAAGCAGTAAAGAATAAAAAAGCTTTTGTTTTGGAATATAGAATCTTAGATAAAAACGGACAGATCAAATGGTGTTGGGAGCACGGAAGCGCAATTTTCGGAGACAATGGGGAAGTTCTCTTTCTGGACGGAGTCATCTTAGATATCACGGAAAGAAGAAACATGGAAGAAGAATTGCGAAGGTCTATGGAAAAAGCCGAACTTGCCGCAATTACAAAAACTTCCTTTTTGGCGAATATGAGTCACGAAATTCGAACTCCGATGAACTCAATCATAGGGTTTACTGAAGTTTTACTTTCCAGCGAACTCAAAAAAGAACAAATAGGCCATTTAGAAATCATTAAAGGATCCGCAAAATCTCTATTACGTCTTTTGAATGATATTTTGAATACGGCAAAGCTTGAAAAAGGCGCCGTGGAACTTGAGAATAATACGTTTTCTCTTCGCAAATTGATAAGCGAACTCAAATCCATTTTTGGTTTGAACGCGAAAAAGAAGAATCTTGATTTTGAAGTGATTATAGATCCTAATCTAGCCGAATTTTTTTTCGGAGATTCTTTGAGGATCCGCCAAATTCTGATCAATCTGATCGGAAACGCAATTAAATTTACAGAGCAAGGAAAGGTAACTCTCAAACTAGAATCGAAAGATGCGTCCGTACATTTTTCGATCAAAGATACAGGGATCGGAATTCGGGCCGATCGTTTGGGCAAAATATTTGAACCTTTTACTCAAGCCGATATTTCAACGACTAGACGCTACGGAGGAACCGGTTTAGGAACTACGATCTGTAAACAGTTAACGGATCTTATGAAGGGACGGATCTGGGTGGAAAGCGAGTTGGGTAAGGGAAGTAATTTTCACGTTACGCTACCATTAATAGCAAATCCGAACTTTGAGACACAAAATGAAAAATTTCTGAATTATCATTACCCAAAATTAAGAATTTTGGCGGTGGATGATATTGAAAAGAATACCGAACTTTTGAAGCTCCTCCTTACAAAGGAAGGACATACGGTGACGACAGTGTCTAACGGAGAAGACGCGGTGAAGAAATATTCCCAGGAAACTTTCGACGTAGTCTTTCTGGATGTTCAAATGCCCGGCTTAGACGGTCTCGAAACCGCCAAGATCATGCGTTTTCAGGAAACGCAAGAAAAGAGAAAAAAAACTCCAATCATCGCACTAACCGCTAGCGTTTTTCAAGAAGATCGGGATGCCGCGGAGGCAGCGGGTATGGATGGATTTGTAGCGAAGCCGATAGAACTTTCCGAATTGTTAAGCGAATTGGCAAAGGTATTAAATTTCAGTGAAACGACTTCCATCAAAAGTCCCAAAAATTCCAGACTGAATGTTCCGGATGAATCGGATATAGAACGTATGAGGGTTCTTTTTCTCCAGATTTTCGACGCTTTTGATAGAGGAACTATCGAAGAAAACCACATTAACGAATTACTAACTCTAGTTTCCGGAAAGATAGAAGAAGATATAATTGAGAAATTTATCTTTCATGTAAATCAGTTTGAATTTGAAGAGGCGCAATCCAGATTATTCGAATTTTCAACGTTATTAAAAATTCCGGGAATCAAAAGATAA
- a CDS encoding response regulator, with product MKNKILVVDDNLINIKLISNVLEAAGFEVHKANSAEAAITELGVSLPDLILMDIELPGMDGLTLTKLLKSKDQTKSIPIVALTSYAMVGDDKKAYEAGCEGYITKPIDTRKFPGLITKFLTD from the coding sequence ATGAAAAATAAGATACTCGTTGTCGACGATAACCTCATAAATATAAAACTTATATCTAATGTATTGGAGGCTGCTGGATTTGAAGTTCACAAAGCCAATTCGGCGGAAGCTGCTATAACCGAGCTTGGCGTATCGCTTCCCGATTTGATTTTAATGGATATAGAACTTCCCGGAATGGACGGCCTGACTCTTACGAAATTATTAAAGTCAAAAGATCAGACAAAATCGATTCCAATCGTAGCTCTCACTTCTTACGCGATGGTTGGGGACGATAAAAAAGCCTATGAGGCCGGATGCGAAGGATATATAACAAAGCCGATTGATACTCGCAAGTTTCCAGGATTGATTACAAAATTTCTAACGGATTAA